From one Branchiostoma floridae strain S238N-H82 chromosome 3, Bfl_VNyyK, whole genome shotgun sequence genomic stretch:
- the LOC118412378 gene encoding uncharacterized protein LOC118412378, which produces MAQSICTAATNQPSFIFAIRRDCRSNGDGLTCNAMCTSRRAAMIAAVGNQGSTSACIDAITLYKNRPVLSPDHQAGAGKIGLAAYHYFSGGCTWRANHCGPNYCCCRLLP; this is translated from the exons ATGGCACAGAGCATCTGCACAGCAGCCACCAACCAACCATCATTCATCTTCGCCATCCGTCGGGACTGCAGATCTAACGGGGATGGTCTGACGTGCAACGCCATGTGCACATCTCGCAGAGCAGCAATGATAGCAGCTGTCGGCAACCAGGGAAG CACCTCAGCATGCATTGATGCCATAACTTTGTACAAGAATCGGCCAGTCCTTTCACCTGACCACCAGGCTGGCGCTGGAAAGATTGGCCTTGCAGCGTACCACTACTTCAGTGGTGGCTGTACCTGGAGGGCTAACCACTGCGGACCCAACTACTGTTGCTGCCGTCTTCTGCCCTGA
- the LOC118412375 gene encoding probable bifunctional dTTP/UTP pyrophosphatase/methyltransferase protein gives MKPVFLYRSGLPVSGLLDILKQGKRNLSMLQPLLPTLLEQRIVLASGSPRRQEILKRIGLKFEVVPSKFEENLKKSSFAGPHEYATATARGKAMEVADRLYSQVKKPDLIIAADTVVSLGSDIIEKPADEEDAFKILKRLNAKTHEVVTGVVLVVPSLTGAEKYDMVQFHESTEVCFGDLTDEMLKAYVATGEPMDKAGGYGIQAIGSSLVQGIHGDYFNVEGFPVYHFCKKLVQLYRERQQRSAPRTDQHS, from the exons ATGAAACCGGTGTTTTTATACAGATCTGGTCTTCCAGTCTCTGGTCTTCTGGATATACTGAAACAAGGGAAGCGGAACCTCAGTATGCTGCAGCCTCTTCTTCCAACGCTTCTTGAACAGAGAATTGTTCTCGCCAGCGGCTCTCCAAGAAGACAGGAAATCTTAAAGAGGATA GGGTTGAAGTTCGAAGTTGTACCGTCCaagtttgaagaaaacttgAAGAAATCCTCCTTTGCAGGCCCCCATGAGTATGCCACAGCCACAGCAAGAGGAAAGGCTATGGAGGTGGCTGACAGACTGTACAGTCAG GTTAAAAAGCCAGACCTCATAATAGCTGCAGATACTGTTGTG TCCCTAGGAAGTGACATCATAGAGAAGCCTGCAGATGAGGAAGATGCTTTCAAGATACTGAAGAG GTTGAATGCAAAAACACACGAGGTCGTCACAGGTGTTGTACTGGTTGTGCCTTCCCTCACAG GTGCAGAGAAATATGACATGGTACAGTTCCATGAGTCCACAGAAGTGTGTTTTGGAGACCTGACAGATGAGATGCTGAAGGCTTATGTAGCAACAGGGGAGCCTAT GGACAAGGCAGGAGGTTACGGGATTCAGGCCATCGGTTCCAGCCTTGTGCAGGGAATCCATGGGGACTACTTTAATGTGGAAGGTTTCCCAGTCTACCACTTCTGCAAAAAG TTGGTACAATTGTACAGAGAGAGACAGCAAAgatcagcaccacggacagacCAACATTCGTGA